The following proteins are co-located in the bacterium genome:
- a CDS encoding ABC transporter permease, which translates to MLSAVLFAAAFAPLLIRYDPVKTDLINSLQLPSAAHPLGTDNFGRDILSRLLYAARVDLQIMTVPTAASFLIGLGIGAIAGYYGGAVDGILMRIVDVSMAFPFYVLVIAIVAMLGPGSLVNVYVAMVVAGWVAYARVIRGEILAAKTREYILGARALGASDARVIRRHLLPNV; encoded by the coding sequence ATGCTGAGCGCGGTGCTGTTCGCCGCGGCTTTCGCGCCGCTCCTGATCCGCTACGATCCCGTGAAGACCGACCTGATCAACAGCCTGCAGCTCCCGTCGGCCGCGCACCCGCTGGGGACAGACAACTTCGGCCGCGACATTCTCAGCCGGCTCCTCTATGCGGCCCGGGTGGATCTGCAGATCATGACCGTCCCCACCGCAGCCTCGTTCCTGATCGGGCTGGGGATCGGAGCGATCGCCGGGTACTACGGGGGTGCCGTAGACGGGATCCTGATGCGCATCGTGGACGTCTCGATGGCGTTCCCGTTCTACGTGCTGGTCATCGCAATCGTGGCGATGTTGGGGCCGGGCAGTCTGGTCAACGTGTACGTGGCGATGGTGGTCGCGGGATGGGTGGCATACGCGCGGGTCATCCGCGGCGAAATCCTGGCGGCCAAGACCCGCGAGTACATCCTAGGTGCACGCGCCCTCGGCGCCTCCGACGCGCGCGTGATCCGCCGCCACCTGTTGCCCAACGT
- a CDS encoding ABC transporter permease, whose amino-acid sequence MGRYLARRLLLVLPVALGITIVTFFLLRLIPGDPAVMMLDNRATAENVARLRHQLGLDRPLLLQYLFFLQNIVTGRLGESLIYRTQVMPIILARLPITLFLAVYSTILAAIVSVPLGAWAALRKGRSPDQMIRLGVLFSLATPNYWAAIVLLLVFSIELRWLPVGGFGTTFGDHLRHLLLPALTIALSLVPILVRTLRHNILEVLRTEYVRTARAKGLRRATVFTRHVLRNSLISTVSILGIHLGFLVGGAVVTETVYAIPGTGFLLIKSTFARDYPMVQGLVLMFATLVILVNLLTDVTYAALDPRVTYD is encoded by the coding sequence GTGGGACGATACCTCGCGCGGCGGTTACTGCTCGTCCTGCCCGTCGCCCTTGGGATCACCATCGTCACGTTCTTCCTGCTCCGCCTGATCCCCGGCGACCCGGCCGTCATGATGCTCGACAATCGGGCGACGGCGGAGAACGTCGCCCGCCTGCGCCATCAGCTCGGTCTCGACCGGCCGTTGCTCCTGCAGTATCTGTTCTTCCTGCAGAACATCGTCACCGGGCGGTTGGGCGAGTCGCTCATCTACCGCACCCAGGTTATGCCGATCATCCTGGCGCGGTTGCCGATCACGCTCTTCCTGGCCGTGTACTCCACCATCCTCGCGGCGATCGTCTCGGTGCCCCTCGGCGCCTGGGCGGCGCTGCGGAAGGGGCGCTCCCCCGATCAAATGATCCGGTTGGGCGTGCTCTTCTCGCTGGCGACGCCAAACTACTGGGCGGCGATCGTCCTGCTCCTGGTCTTCAGCATCGAGCTGCGCTGGCTTCCCGTCGGGGGCTTCGGGACGACGTTCGGCGACCACCTCAGGCATCTCTTGTTGCCGGCCCTGACGATCGCGCTCTCCCTGGTCCCCATCCTGGTCCGCACATTGCGGCACAACATCCTCGAGGTGTTGCGCACAGAGTACGTCAGGACCGCCAGGGCCAAAGGGCTGCGGAGGGCCACCGTGTTCACCCGGCACGTGCTCAGGAACTCACTGATCTCGACGGTGTCCATCCTGGGCATCCATCTGGGTTTTCTCGTCGGCGGGGCGGTCGTCACCGAGACGGTGTACGCGATTCCTGGAACCGGATTCCTGCTCATCAAGTCCACGTTCGCCCGGGACTATCCGATGGTGCAGGGCCTGGTGCTGATGTTTGCCACCCTGGTTATCCTGGTGAACCTCCTCACCGATGTGACGTACGCTGCCCTCGACCCCCGGGTCACGTATGATTGA
- a CDS encoding ABC transporter substrate-binding protein yields the protein MSLADSDVTSFDPIVPFDNMSIWTMVHMYDQLVIPGKDGATVEPGAADSWKVSPDGKTWVLHIRDGVMFSDGTPLSAGDAAYTLERAASKDSNFEDNFALIDHATATDPHTLVVMLKKPSASFLAYASLYAASIAPEKLIKAQGKALWDHPVGSGPYVLTEWVKNDHLTLRRNARYWHKPYPYLDELRFDVLTDDNTRMLKFRSGELDIATNVPPNQVEQLKSVKGVSVKIFPLMGFDYVYVNHARKPFNDVRVRQALNLAIDRPAILKAVLFGYGTLAGSMLPPMLYWNNTLKPYPLDVAKAKALLQEAGLGSGFSTEILVNAGNNQASQIATILKDEWKAIGVDLKVTVLEPATTRARRNKGDFDMIKGYYTSDVIDPDELVAFGMDYAGGAVAKWISFKNDRITQLAAAAEAEMNPEKRKVMYFEIQKIASDQFAVIPLYYAGNRTAMWDRVHDFMQLPTGNYRLWEAWVSK from the coding sequence ATGAGCCTGGCCGACAGCGACGTCACGAGCTTCGATCCAATCGTGCCATTCGACAACATGTCGATCTGGACGATGGTGCACATGTACGACCAGCTGGTCATCCCGGGGAAGGACGGGGCCACTGTCGAGCCCGGCGCCGCGGACAGCTGGAAGGTCAGCCCCGACGGCAAGACCTGGGTGCTGCACATTCGGGACGGCGTGATGTTCTCCGATGGGACGCCGCTTTCCGCCGGTGACGCAGCCTACACCCTGGAACGAGCGGCGTCGAAGGACTCCAACTTCGAGGATAACTTTGCGCTGATCGACCATGCCACGGCCACGGATCCCCACACGCTCGTCGTCATGTTGAAGAAGCCGTCGGCATCTTTCCTGGCCTATGCCTCGCTGTACGCGGCATCCATCGCGCCGGAGAAGCTGATCAAGGCCCAGGGGAAGGCGCTCTGGGACCACCCGGTGGGGAGCGGGCCGTACGTCCTGACCGAGTGGGTGAAGAACGATCATCTCACGCTGCGGCGGAACGCCCGCTACTGGCACAAGCCGTACCCATATCTGGACGAGCTCCGATTCGACGTGCTGACCGACGACAACACGCGGATGCTCAAGTTTCGAAGCGGGGAGCTCGACATCGCGACGAACGTGCCTCCGAACCAGGTCGAGCAGCTCAAGTCGGTGAAAGGGGTCTCCGTCAAGATCTTCCCGCTGATGGGGTTCGACTATGTCTACGTCAATCATGCCCGCAAGCCGTTCAACGACGTCCGGGTCCGTCAGGCGCTGAACTTGGCCATCGACCGGCCCGCGATCTTGAAGGCGGTGTTGTTCGGCTACGGGACCCTGGCCGGCAGCATGCTGCCGCCGATGCTCTACTGGAACAACACGCTCAAACCGTACCCCTTGGACGTGGCCAAAGCCAAGGCGCTTTTGCAGGAGGCGGGGCTAGGGAGCGGCTTCTCCACGGAGATCCTGGTCAACGCGGGAAACAACCAGGCGAGCCAGATCGCCACGATCCTCAAGGACGAGTGGAAGGCGATTGGCGTTGATCTCAAGGTGACCGTCCTTGAACCCGCCACCACGCGGGCCCGTCGCAATAAGGGCGACTTCGACATGATCAAGGGCTATTACACGAGCGACGTGATCGACCCCGACGAGCTGGTGGCCTTCGGCATGGACTACGCCGGCGGGGCCGTCGCCAAGTGGATCAGCTTCAAGAACGACCGCATCACCCAGCTGGCGGCCGCGGCCGAGGCGGAGATGAACCCTGAGAAGCGGAAGGTGATGTATTTCGAGATCCAAAAGATCGCCAGCGATCAGTTCGCGGTGATCCCACTGTACTACGCCGGCAACCGCACCGCCATGTGGGACCGCGTCCACGATTTCATGCAGCTGCCCACGGGGAACTATCGCCTTTGGGAGGCGTGGGTCTCGAAGTAG